The Methanomicrobia archaeon DNA window GGAAAAGGCACAACGACACGCGCATGCACCTGCAAGCTCGTCAATTTCTTGCTAGCTACTGAATGGGTCAGGGAACAGATCAAATGACGATAGTAACATATAAGATGCTGCGGGACAAGCTCCGGAAAGGGCGCATCCGGGGGAATTGGCGAGTGCTTAATAGTAATGAGAAGGCGTTGTATCGTGTCGCGTTAGCCTATACGAAGCCGATACGGCGGCGGGTCGAGATCAACGGGCGGCGGCAAGAGATCGAAGTAGGTCGAACGATTGTGCAATCCTGGCTCGTGCAGAAACTGAATGAGCTGTTTGAGAAGTTGCTGGAGACCCGGGGCATGAAGATCTTCAAACGCGGCTTCGCAAAAGCAGTTGAGTTGCAGCAACGGTGCGGTACAGTTATCTGGGCATCGTCATTACCACAATGGCTGAAGGACCCTGATTTTATCTTCTGGCTTGGCGCCATGCGTAGAGGGACCTAGCGAAATTGAGAGAACGAGCACGCAAGCTCTCTACGTGAAGTAGTCGAATGTGCAGTGATGAATTTATTTTTGTCCAGTAATGAAAGCTGCAGAACGCCTCACGTTTAATCTAGAAAAGCGGATCGAGCACGATTATAAAGGACGAACCGTAGCGGTAGTGGGAGGAGCGGGCTTTTTGGGGTCCTGGATCTGTGAAGCGCTGGTGAATGTTAAGGCCACTGTTCACTGTTTCGATAATTTCTCCACGGGCTCTAAATCAAATATCTTTCATCTCTTTGATTACG harbors:
- a CDS encoding NAD-dependent epimerase/dehydratase family protein, translated to MKAAERLTFNLEKRIEHDYKGRTVAVVGGAGFLGSWICEALVNVKATVHCFDNFSTGSKSNIFHLFDYDNFKFSGHGCRLIASMLVPWLRLSSNLYASNLYSWPAMVHNQAVCASFLIWSRASYNSSLWMTAAVPY